One genomic segment of Sphaerodactylus townsendi isolate TG3544 linkage group LG07, MPM_Stown_v2.3, whole genome shotgun sequence includes these proteins:
- the S1PR3 gene encoding sphingosine 1-phosphate receptor 3: MAVNTTSTTHHQNKVLDHIIKLHYDYVGKGDRVNREKGIDPTTIALLIICSFIILENLMVLIAIWKNHKFHNRMYFFIGNLALCDLLAGIVYKVNILMSGSNTMSLTMNMWFVREGSMFVALGASTFSLLAIAIERHLTMIKMRPYDANKKYRVFLLIGTCWLISVSLGALPILGWNCIDNLPDCSTVLPLYSKKYVAFCISIFIAILVAIVILYARIYILVKSSSRNVTNHSNSERSLALLRTVVIVVGVFIACWLPLFILLLIDVACKTKYPILYKEDGFIALAVLNSAMNPIIYTLASKEMRRAFFRLVCDCLVRANVTSLPIQPTPDQSRSKSSNSSNTQKLKDEFPQTKISYTLGKNESSFQNGNFCN, encoded by the coding sequence ATGGCTGTGAACACCACATCAACCACTCATCATCAGAACAAAGTGTTGGACCACATAATAAAACTTCATTACGACTATGTTGGAAAGGGCGACCGAGTAAATCGGGAAAAAGGCATAGACCCAACTACTATTGCACTTCTAATCATCTGTAGCTTCATCATCCTGGAGAACCTGATGGTGTTGATTGCCATATGGAAAAACCATAAGTTTCACAACCGCATGTACTTCTTCATTGGCAATCTAGCTCTCTGTGACTTGCTGGCTGGGATTGTTTACAAAGTGAACATTTTGATGTCTGGGAGCAACACCATGAGTCTGACAATGAATATGTGGTTTGTCCGGGAAGGCAGCATGTTTGTGGCTCTAGGAGCATCTACTTTTAGCTTATTGGCCATTGCTATTGAAAGACATTTGACTATGATCAAAATGAGGCCATATGACGCTAATAAAAAATACAGGGTCTTTTTGCTTATTGGAACATGCTGGCTTATCTCAGTCTCCTTGGGTGCCTTACCAATCCTTGGTTGGAACTGCATTGACAATTTACCAGACTGTTCCACTGTTTTGCCACTCTATTCTAAGAAATATGTAGCATTTTGCATCAGCATCTTCATTGCCATTCTGGTGGCCATTGTCATCCTTTATGCACGTATTTACATCTTGGTAAAGTCCAGTAGCCGTAATGTCACAAATCACAGCAACTCAGAGAGATCATTGGCATTGCTTAGGACAGTTGTGATTGTTGTTGGAGTTTTTATTGCCTGTTGGTTGCCATTGTTTATTTTGCTGCTGATTGATGTGGCCTGCAAAACAAAGTATCCTATTTTATACAAAGAAGATGGTTTCATTGCCTTGGCTGTCCTCAATTCAGCAATGAATCCCATCATCTACACTCTGGCAAGTAAGGAAATGCGTCGGGCTTTCTTCCGCCTTGTTTGTGACTGTCTGGTGAGGGCCAATGTCACGTCTTTGCCTATCCAACCCACACCAGATCAGAGTCGAAGCAAATCCAGTAATAGTAGCAATACCCAAAAGCTGAAAGATGAGTTCCCACAAACAAAAATATCATATACACTTGGAAAAAATGAGTCTTCATTTCAGAATGGAAATTTTTGTAACTGA